From one Bacteroides intestinalis DSM 17393 genomic stretch:
- a CDS encoding Crp/Fnr family transcriptional regulator, translating to METMIKKFCQRYRLPEKSLHELLSHMTEYHFGKGELIVKEGERNTNFYILKKGIWRAYYMIDGTESSLWFAGTGEIGFSSWGYVNNEISQVNIESVNKSTAYCIAKPDLEELFNSSIELSNFGRKIFEQEILFIDSYTLSYSTPSATERYLTLMEENPELLQYVPLKHLASYLYITPQSLSRIRAGLKRRR from the coding sequence ATGGAAACGATGATAAAGAAATTTTGCCAAAGATACAGACTTCCGGAAAAAAGCCTGCATGAACTTTTGTCACACATGACAGAATATCATTTCGGCAAAGGAGAGTTAATAGTGAAAGAGGGAGAACGGAATACCAACTTCTACATTCTTAAGAAAGGTATTTGGCGTGCTTATTATATGATAGACGGAACAGAAAGTTCTCTCTGGTTTGCCGGAACAGGTGAAATAGGCTTTTCATCCTGGGGATATGTCAATAATGAAATTTCACAGGTAAACATCGAATCTGTGAATAAAAGTACTGCTTACTGTATTGCCAAACCGGATTTAGAAGAGCTCTTCAATAGTTCCATAGAGTTATCCAACTTCGGTCGGAAAATCTTTGAACAGGAAATTCTATTCATTGACAGCTACACATTGTCATATAGTACTCCAAGTGCCACAGAGCGTTATCTAACCTTGATGGAAGAGAACCCGGAATTATTGCAATATGTTCCATTGAAACACCTGGCATCGTATCTATACATTACTCCACAGTCATTGAGCAGAATACGGGCAGGATTAAAAAGAAGAAGATAA
- a CDS encoding Crp/Fnr family transcriptional regulator yields the protein MDINQIIDHIGKLPEASKNTLKEIISEVTYPKGHILFKADKVETKVYFIKKGIVRAYTELADNEITFWFGREGDTVVSMKSYVSNQRGYENIELLEECELYEMKKQSLHELFGKDIHIANWGREFAEQELLKTEERFIGRQFKTSLERYRDLMNHTPDLLQRVQLGYIASYLGITQVSLSRIRAKFR from the coding sequence ATGGATATAAATCAGATTATTGATCATATAGGCAAACTCCCGGAAGCGTCAAAGAATACGCTAAAAGAGATTATTTCTGAGGTTACTTATCCCAAAGGACACATTTTATTTAAAGCAGATAAAGTGGAAACCAAGGTATATTTCATCAAGAAAGGTATTGTCCGCGCTTATACAGAGTTAGCTGACAACGAGATTACATTCTGGTTCGGACGTGAAGGCGACACAGTAGTTTCAATGAAAAGCTATGTATCCAACCAAAGAGGCTATGAAAATATAGAGCTTCTGGAAGAATGTGAACTATATGAAATGAAGAAACAATCCTTGCATGAACTATTCGGCAAAGACATACACATTGCTAATTGGGGAAGAGAATTTGCAGAACAGGAACTGCTAAAAACAGAGGAAAGATTTATCGGCAGACAATTCAAAACATCTCTGGAACGTTATAGGGACCTGATGAATCACACTCCTGATCTGTTGCAAAGAGTACAATTAGGCTATATAGCTTCTTATCTCGGCATCACCCAAGTCAGCTTAAGCCGTATCCGGGCCAAATTCAGGTAA
- a CDS encoding DMT family transporter, producing the protein MSWIYLIVAGLFEVAFTSCMGKVKETTGSEMYWWFTGFLISMSISMFLLIKATQALPIGTAYAVWTGIGAVGTVLAGILIFKEPATVWRLLFIVTLIGSIIGLKVVSH; encoded by the coding sequence ATGAGTTGGATATATTTGATTGTAGCCGGGTTGTTCGAAGTAGCATTTACATCATGCATGGGCAAGGTAAAAGAAACAACAGGCAGTGAAATGTACTGGTGGTTCACCGGTTTCTTAATATCGATGAGTATCAGTATGTTTTTACTGATAAAAGCAACCCAAGCCCTGCCTATTGGTACGGCTTATGCCGTATGGACAGGAATAGGTGCAGTGGGAACTGTATTAGCAGGCATACTGATATTCAAAGAGCCTGCTACCGTATGGAGATTACTTTTCATTGTAACGTTGATCGGTTCGATCATCGGTTTAAAAGTTGTTTCTCATTAA
- a CDS encoding META domain-containing protein → MKKVLVSLCMAGALVALSSCRSSKDAATLSFINGEWNIIEINGAAVVPAPNQEFPFIGFDTNTGKVFGNSGCNRMMGSFDVNAKPGTIDLGAMASTRMACPDMSLEQNVLSALGQVKKYKKLGKENIALCGSSNRPIIVLQKKAPTVKLSDLSGKWMISEAGGQAIPEGMEKQPFIEFNLSEKRIHGNAGCNLINGGFVADNENSSAISFPQLISTMMACPDMEVEGRVMKALNEVKSFGKLAGGGIGLYDADNTLVMVLVKK, encoded by the coding sequence ATGAAGAAAGTTTTAGTTTCTCTCTGTATGGCAGGGGCTTTGGTAGCTCTGTCATCTTGTCGCTCGTCCAAGGATGCTGCGACCTTATCTTTCATCAATGGTGAATGGAATATTATTGAAATAAATGGTGCTGCTGTAGTGCCTGCTCCTAATCAGGAATTCCCTTTTATCGGTTTTGATACAAATACCGGAAAAGTATTCGGTAACAGTGGTTGCAATCGTATGATGGGTTCGTTTGATGTGAATGCTAAACCCGGTACAATTGATCTCGGTGCCATGGCAAGCACACGCATGGCTTGTCCGGATATGAGCCTGGAACAAAACGTTTTGTCTGCTTTAGGACAAGTGAAGAAATATAAAAAACTGGGCAAAGAGAACATAGCCTTGTGCGGTTCGTCCAATCGTCCTATTATTGTATTACAAAAGAAAGCCCCTACAGTGAAATTATCAGATTTGAGTGGTAAGTGGATGATTTCTGAAGCCGGTGGCCAGGCCATTCCCGAAGGTATGGAGAAGCAACCGTTCATTGAATTTAATCTTTCAGAGAAGAGAATACATGGTAATGCCGGTTGTAATCTTATTAACGGTGGATTTGTTGCAGATAATGAGAATTCCTCTGCTATCTCTTTCCCGCAGCTTATCAGTACGATGATGGCTTGTCCGGATATGGAAGTAGAAGGCCGTGTGATGAAAGCGCTGAATGAAGTAAAGTCTTTCGGTAAACTGGCCGGCGGTGGTATCGGGCTTTATGATGCAGACAATACGCTGGTGATGGTGTTGGTGAAGAAGTAA
- a CDS encoding saccharopine dehydrogenase family protein, with the protein MGKVLIIGAGGVGTVVAHKVAQNPDVFTEIMIASRTKSKCDAIVKAIGNPNIRTAQVDADNVDELVALFNSFKPEIVINVALPYQDLTIMEACLKSGVNYLDTANYEPKDVAHFEYSWQWAYKKHFEDAGLTAILGCGFDPGVSGIYTAYAAKHYFDEMQYLDIVDCNAGNHHKAFATNFNPEINIREITQNGRYYENGEWVTTQPLEIHKDLTYPNIGPRDSYLLYHEELESLVKNFPTIKRARFWMTFGQEYLTHLRVIQNIGMARIDEVDYNGVKIVPLQFLKAVLPNPQDLGENYEGETSIGCRIRGLKDGKERTYYVYNNCSHQEAYKETGMQGVSYTTGVPAMIGAMMFLKGLWKKPGVWNVEEFNPDPFMEQLNKQGLPWHEVFDKDLEV; encoded by the coding sequence ATGGGTAAAGTTCTTATTATCGGTGCAGGCGGTGTAGGTACCGTCGTTGCGCACAAGGTGGCTCAAAATCCGGATGTATTCACTGAGATTATGATTGCCAGCCGCACAAAGTCCAAATGCGACGCTATCGTAAAAGCAATCGGTAACCCTAACATCCGGACCGCACAGGTGGATGCCGACAATGTGGATGAACTGGTAGCTCTCTTTAATAGCTTCAAACCCGAAATTGTCATAAACGTAGCACTCCCTTATCAGGATCTTACCATTATGGAAGCTTGCCTCAAAAGTGGAGTTAATTACCTGGACACTGCCAACTATGAACCGAAAGATGTGGCTCACTTTGAATACAGTTGGCAATGGGCATACAAGAAACATTTTGAGGATGCCGGACTGACCGCTATCCTGGGTTGCGGTTTCGACCCGGGTGTAAGTGGTATTTATACTGCCTACGCCGCCAAGCATTATTTTGATGAAATGCAGTATCTGGATATTGTAGACTGTAATGCGGGCAATCATCACAAGGCATTTGCCACGAATTTCAATCCGGAAATCAACATCCGTGAGATCACACAGAACGGACGTTATTACGAAAATGGAGAATGGGTAACTACTCAACCTCTGGAAATCCATAAAGATCTGACATACCCGAATATCGGGCCACGTGACTCTTATCTTTTATATCACGAAGAACTGGAATCTTTGGTGAAAAACTTCCCAACCATTAAACGTGCACGTTTCTGGATGACTTTCGGTCAGGAATATCTGACTCATCTGCGAGTAATCCAAAATATTGGTATGGCGCGCATCGACGAAGTGGATTATAACGGAGTGAAGATTGTTCCGTTGCAATTCCTGAAAGCCGTATTGCCCAACCCGCAAGACCTGGGCGAAAATTACGAAGGAGAAACCTCCATCGGTTGCCGTATCCGTGGTCTGAAAGATGGTAAAGAACGCACTTACTATGTTTACAATAATTGCAGCCATCAGGAAGCCTATAAGGAAACCGGCATGCAAGGAGTTAGCTATACAACAGGTGTTCCTGCCATGATAGGTGCCATGATGTTCCTCAAAGGACTATGGAAGAAGCCGGGGGTATGGAACGTGGAAGAGTTTAATCCGGACCCGTTCATGGAACAACTAAACAAACAAGGATTGCCGTGGCATGAGGTGTTTGATAAAGATTTGGAAGTATAA
- the bcp gene encoding thioredoxin-dependent thiol peroxidase, whose amino-acid sequence MQVGDKAPEVLGINEKGEEIRLSDYKGKKTVLYFYPKDMTSGCTAQACNLRDNYSELRKAGYEVIGVSVDNEKSHQKFIEKNNLPFPLIADTDKKLVEQFGVWGEKSMYGRKYMGTFRTTFIINEEGVIERIITPKEVKTKDHAAQIL is encoded by the coding sequence ATGCAAGTCGGAGATAAAGCGCCCGAAGTACTGGGCATCAATGAAAAAGGCGAAGAAATCCGCCTCAGCGACTATAAAGGAAAAAAGACAGTTCTTTATTTCTATCCTAAAGATATGACTTCGGGATGTACGGCACAGGCCTGCAACCTGCGTGATAACTATTCTGAGCTACGCAAAGCCGGTTACGAGGTAATTGGCGTAAGCGTGGATAATGAAAAGTCGCACCAGAAATTTATAGAGAAAAATAATCTACCTTTTCCACTGATTGCAGATACGGACAAGAAACTCGTAGAACAGTTCGGAGTATGGGGAGAAAAGAGTATGTACGGACGTAAGTATATGGGTACTTTCCGCACCACCTTCATTATAAACGAAGAAGGGGTGATAGAGCGGATTATCACGCCGAAGGAAGTAAAAACCAAAGACCACGCCGCACAAATCCTATAA
- the recA gene encoding recombinase RecA, translating to MAKKDELNFENENKIAPSEKLKALQAAMDKIEKSFGKGSIMKMGDESVEQVEVIPTGSIGLNVALGVGGYPRGRIIEIYGPESSGKTTLAIHAIAEAQKAGGIAAFIDAEHAFDRFYAAKLGVDVDNLLISQPDNGEQALEIAEQLIRSSAIDIIVVDSVAALTPKAEIEGDMGDNKVGLQARLMSQALRKLTAAVSKTRTTCIFINQLREKIGVMFGNPETTTGGNALKFYASVRLDIRGSQAIKNGDEVLGKQTKVKVVKNKVAPPFRRAEFDIMFGEGISRAGEIIDLGADLGIIKKSGSWFSYNETKLAQGRDAAKQVVADNPELAEELEGLIFEALRKDK from the coding sequence ATGGCAAAGAAAGACGAACTTAATTTTGAGAACGAAAATAAAATAGCACCAAGCGAAAAGCTGAAAGCTTTGCAGGCAGCTATGGACAAGATAGAAAAGAGCTTCGGCAAGGGTTCTATCATGAAAATGGGAGACGAAAGCGTCGAACAAGTAGAAGTAATCCCCACGGGCTCTATCGGACTGAATGTAGCACTCGGCGTTGGCGGCTATCCCCGCGGACGTATCATTGAAATTTATGGTCCGGAATCTTCCGGTAAAACGACTCTGGCTATCCATGCCATTGCCGAAGCACAAAAAGCAGGGGGCATTGCAGCATTCATTGATGCAGAACATGCATTCGACCGTTTCTATGCTGCCAAGTTGGGTGTAGATGTAGACAACCTATTGATTTCTCAACCTGACAACGGGGAACAAGCTCTGGAAATTGCAGAACAGCTGATCCGTTCTTCTGCAATCGATATTATCGTTGTGGACTCTGTAGCTGCCCTGACTCCAAAAGCAGAAATCGAAGGTGACATGGGTGACAATAAGGTTGGTTTGCAGGCACGTTTGATGTCTCAGGCATTGCGTAAACTGACAGCAGCCGTAAGCAAGACACGTACCACATGTATCTTCATCAATCAGCTGCGTGAAAAGATTGGCGTTATGTTTGGTAATCCTGAAACAACTACTGGTGGTAATGCCTTGAAGTTCTATGCTTCGGTACGTCTGGATATTCGCGGAAGCCAGGCTATCAAGAACGGTGACGAAGTATTAGGCAAGCAGACTAAAGTAAAAGTAGTAAAGAACAAAGTGGCACCTCCTTTCCGTAGAGCAGAATTTGATATCATGTTCGGTGAAGGTATTTCCCGCGCCGGTGAAATCATTGATTTGGGTGCAGATTTAGGTATCATCAAGAAAAGCGGTTCCTGGTTCAGCTATAATGAAACGAAACTGGCACAGGGACGTGATGCAGCCAAACAAGTGGTTGCCGATAATCCGGAACTGGCAGAAGAACTGGAAGGATTGATTTTCGAAGCACTTAGAAAGGACAAATAA
- a CDS encoding DUF4252 domain-containing protein, with the protein MKLNKILLAGVLLMLPLLCQAQKNIFNTYNDMKGVSSVYISKAMIEMNPNLFTKDIYIGKVSGKLDCVQILSTMDSNIKKDMRKDLRALVQSSKYELLMKQKGTVSSSEFYINRKGDKVKELIMIIDGAANLKFVYLEGEMTLKDIQNIMMYQNTSMNEGGNVYRIVDGTLDLADLGVLNGLQGLEGLQGLEGLQGLEGLKSLESLKSLESLKGLKSLKDLGKLKDSEYLKKQMDADTWKRFEESMEMLEKRLEDLE; encoded by the coding sequence ATGAAACTCAACAAGATTTTATTGGCAGGTGTGTTGCTGATGTTACCCCTGCTCTGCCAGGCGCAGAAAAATATATTCAACACCTACAATGATATGAAGGGCGTCTCCTCCGTTTATATCTCAAAGGCGATGATTGAAATGAATCCTAACCTGTTCACGAAAGATATCTATATAGGAAAGGTATCCGGTAAATTGGATTGTGTGCAGATTCTTTCTACGATGGATAGCAATATCAAGAAAGACATGCGTAAGGATTTGCGTGCATTGGTGCAGTCCTCTAAGTATGAGTTGCTGATGAAGCAGAAAGGCACCGTATCCAGTTCCGAATTTTATATCAATAGGAAAGGGGATAAAGTAAAAGAGCTGATTATGATTATTGATGGTGCTGCCAACTTGAAGTTTGTTTATCTGGAAGGCGAAATGACTTTAAAGGATATTCAGAATATCATGATGTATCAGAATACAAGTATGAATGAGGGAGGGAATGTATATCGTATCGTAGATGGTACTCTTGATTTGGCCGATTTGGGCGTTTTGAATGGTCTGCAAGGATTAGAGGGTCTGCAAGGATTAGAGGGTTTACAAGGCTTGGAAGGTTTAAAGAGTCTGGAAAGCTTAAAAAGTCTGGAAAGCCTGAAAGGATTGAAAAGTTTGAAAGACTTAGGTAAGTTGAAAGATAGCGAATATTTAAAGAAACAGATGGATGCTGATACCTGGAAACGATTTGAGGAAAGCATGGAGATGCTTGAAAAGCGTTTGGAAGACCTAGAATGA
- a CDS encoding RNA polymerase sigma factor has product MDAESFKNEFLPYHRKLYCVAYRLLENAADAEDLVQEAYLKLWDKREGLTVISNPEAFSVTLVKNMCFDLLRSGKYVLSRQTVELTAAQDVSQSDNLEVRDEVRQVKDIIAHLPEQQQRIVNLRDVKGCSYEEIEQVTGLNSTNVRVLLSRARKRIREEFNKWNNYESRGN; this is encoded by the coding sequence ATGGATGCTGAAAGTTTTAAAAATGAGTTTCTGCCTTACCACCGCAAGCTGTACTGTGTAGCCTATCGGCTACTGGAGAATGCGGCCGATGCGGAGGATCTGGTTCAGGAAGCCTATCTGAAGCTATGGGATAAGCGAGAAGGATTGACGGTTATCAGCAATCCGGAAGCGTTCAGTGTCACTTTGGTTAAGAATATGTGCTTTGATTTGCTTCGTTCAGGAAAATATGTCTTATCCAGGCAGACGGTAGAATTAACTGCTGCGCAGGATGTTTCTCAAAGTGATAACTTGGAAGTGCGCGACGAAGTACGGCAAGTAAAAGATATCATCGCCCACTTGCCCGAACAGCAGCAACGGATTGTGAACCTGCGTGACGTCAAAGGATGCTCTTACGAAGAGATAGAACAAGTGACCGGGTTGAATTCTACAAATGTCCGTGTACTGCTGTCCCGGGCAAGGAAAAGAATACGTGAGGAATTTAATAAATGGAATAACTATGAAAGTCGAGGAAATTGA
- a CDS encoding YeiH family protein, giving the protein MASIQTASVSTLAYLQRKNKITYVSLVVLLSVFLLLDYIPGYSTWVTPPVALFLGLIFALSSGQAHPKFNKKVSKYLLQYSVVGLGFGMNLQASLASGKEGMEFTVISVVGTMLIGWFIGRKFLKVDRDTSYLISSGTAICGGSAIAAVGPVLRAKDTEMSVALGTIFILNAIALFIFPVIGHALDMSQQEFGTWAAIAIHDTSSVVGAGAAYGEEALQIATTIKLTRALWIIPLALITSFVFKGKGQKISIPWFIFFFILAMVFNTYVLSSSETGIMIGEGINSLARKTLTITLFFIGASLSRDVLKAVGIKPLIQGVLLWIAISVSTLAYIYWF; this is encoded by the coding sequence ATGGCTTCAATTCAAACTGCGAGTGTAAGCACTCTGGCATATCTTCAACGGAAGAACAAAATTACTTATGTGTCTTTAGTAGTGCTTTTATCGGTTTTCTTATTATTGGATTATATTCCCGGTTATTCTACTTGGGTGACACCTCCTGTCGCTTTGTTCCTGGGATTAATATTTGCTTTGTCGAGTGGGCAGGCACATCCAAAGTTCAATAAGAAAGTATCTAAATATCTTTTGCAATATTCAGTGGTAGGACTAGGTTTCGGAATGAATCTCCAGGCATCTCTGGCTTCCGGTAAAGAAGGAATGGAGTTCACAGTTATTTCAGTAGTGGGTACCATGCTTATCGGTTGGTTTATCGGTCGTAAATTTTTAAAGGTAGATCGTGACACTTCCTATCTTATCAGTTCCGGCACGGCTATCTGTGGCGGTAGTGCCATTGCAGCAGTAGGTCCTGTGCTGAGAGCGAAAGATACAGAGATGTCCGTAGCATTAGGAACTATCTTTATTCTGAATGCTATCGCATTGTTTATCTTTCCTGTTATAGGTCATGCCTTGGATATGAGCCAGCAGGAATTTGGAACATGGGCAGCAATTGCTATACATGATACGAGTTCTGTAGTGGGTGCCGGTGCTGCTTATGGCGAAGAAGCTCTTCAAATTGCTACTACTATTAAATTGACACGTGCTTTGTGGATTATTCCTCTGGCATTGATTACTTCTTTCGTCTTTAAAGGTAAGGGACAGAAAATCAGTATTCCTTGGTTTATTTTCTTCTTCATTCTGGCTATGGTATTCAATACGTATGTGCTGAGTTCCTCGGAAACCGGAATTATGATAGGAGAGGGAATTAATAGTTTAGCCAGAAAGACATTGACTATCACTCTGTTCTTTATTGGAGCTTCCCTTTCACGTGATGTATTAAAGGCAGTGGGCATCAAACCGCTTATTCAGGGTGTGTTGCTATGGATTGCAATCAGCGTAAGTACTCTGGCATATATTTATTGGTTCTAA
- a CDS encoding LysR family transcriptional regulator encodes MSDFRLKVFQSVAKNLSFTKASQELFVSQPAITKHIQELESTYQARLFDRQGSKISLTEAGKLLLEHCGRILEDYKRLEYEMHLLHNEYTGELRLGASTTIAQYVLPPLLASFIKKFPQVNLSLMNGNSREIEAALQEHRIDLGLVEGVFRLPNLKYTTFLEDELVAVIRTGSKLQVGEEITPEELLHIPLVLRERGSGTLDVFERALLQHNIKLSSLQVLMYLGSTESIKLFLEHTDCMGIVSIRSITRELYAGQLRVVEIKDMAMLREFSFAQPQGQESGLSQVFMQFATHHNNKL; translated from the coding sequence GTGTCTGATTTTCGATTAAAAGTATTTCAATCTGTGGCGAAGAATCTGAGTTTCACGAAAGCTTCGCAAGAGTTGTTTGTCAGTCAGCCTGCCATTACAAAGCATATACAAGAATTGGAGAGTACCTATCAGGCGCGTCTGTTTGATAGGCAAGGTAGTAAAATCAGTTTGACGGAAGCTGGTAAGTTGCTGCTGGAGCATTGTGGGCGTATTCTGGAAGATTATAAGCGACTGGAATATGAAATGCATCTGCTGCATAACGAATATACGGGAGAACTGCGTTTGGGGGCCAGTACTACAATTGCTCAATACGTCTTGCCGCCATTACTTGCCAGCTTCATTAAGAAATTCCCGCAAGTAAACCTTTCGCTGATGAATGGTAATTCACGCGAGATAGAAGCTGCTTTACAGGAACACCGCATAGACCTGGGATTGGTGGAGGGCGTTTTCCGCTTACCCAATTTGAAATACACCACTTTTCTTGAAGATGAGCTGGTGGCTGTGATACGCACGGGAAGTAAACTGCAGGTCGGTGAAGAAATTACTCCCGAAGAACTGCTTCATATTCCTTTGGTGCTTCGTGAAAGGGGATCGGGTACATTGGATGTTTTTGAGAGGGCATTATTGCAACATAATATAAAGTTATCGTCTCTTCAGGTTTTAATGTATCTGGGCAGTACGGAAAGCATTAAACTTTTTTTGGAACATACTGATTGTATGGGTATTGTTTCCATTCGTTCCATTACCCGTGAACTTTATGCCGGACAGTTGCGTGTTGTCGAAATAAAAGATATGGCTATGCTTCGTGAATTTAGTTTTGCACAACCCCAGGGGCAGGAGAGTGGACTCTCCCAAGTCTTTATGCAGTTTGCTACACACCATAACAACAAGTTATAG
- a CDS encoding DUF6621 family protein: MAEDVKFAENVILVDVAYFNDVVKDLKRYFELQLGRPLQNIYVEEWASYLALDSGVRDKENNIGVLFVHDGQTDKLLHCDPADLNKDLNGVGFTNQLGEFSFTSVSSEGLVSRANLYLDLLNIALDSADVKRLMLVPFIDDYGAKLMEVLEEHLREADSEKSKEVFLFNMDEPAHPLGCKWDLLGYSMMRALGVKAEELE; the protein is encoded by the coding sequence ATGGCAGAAGATGTAAAGTTCGCAGAGAATGTGATACTGGTGGATGTAGCATATTTCAATGATGTGGTTAAGGACTTAAAGAGATACTTTGAATTGCAGCTGGGACGTCCCTTGCAGAATATCTATGTGGAAGAATGGGCTTCTTATCTGGCACTCGATTCTGGTGTTCGCGATAAAGAAAACAATATCGGGGTACTTTTTGTACATGATGGGCAGACTGATAAATTGCTTCATTGTGATCCCGCAGATTTAAATAAAGACTTAAATGGGGTGGGATTTACGAATCAGTTAGGTGAGTTTTCATTCACTTCTGTATCTTCTGAGGGACTTGTTTCCCGGGCGAATCTCTATCTTGATCTGCTGAATATAGCACTCGATTCTGCTGATGTGAAGCGTCTCATGCTGGTTCCGTTTATAGATGATTATGGTGCTAAACTTATGGAGGTTCTTGAGGAGCATCTAAGGGAAGCTGATTCGGAAAAATCGAAAGAAGTATTCCTTTTCAATATGGATGAACCTGCTCATCCTCTTGGTTGTAAGTGGGATTTATTGGGTTATTCCATGATGCGTGCGTTAGGCGTTAAAGCCGAAGAATTGGAATAG